The DNA window GGCTACTTGATCACAAGAGTTATATATTTGTAGTATTCTAAGTAGTGAAGATTGTGTGTTTATGAGGTGATGTGGGTGGGGGGACTAGGGATGGACATGTTCACGTGGAAGAAACGTGCCTCATTAGAATGGAGATCCACTCATCCAAGTTAAAATCTATAAATATTCATATAATAATATCAAGGGCATCTCCACTATCTGGTGACCTTACGTACAACTAATGACGAATCCAGAAAATAAAATTCTGGGGTCGAAATTTTTTCTCTTGATGTATAAAGTTAAGATGGACATGCTTTTTTGTAAGGTTAACTTCACATCTTCTTCATCACACAATTTATTGGTCAACGGCTTTCTACGGTCCATTTCATTCCAGCACCAACCACCAACTTCCATCGCTAATATTATTGAATAAGATATAAAGGTTTCAATGAAAATGAATGTGGAATTGAAAATGAAGGACAAATTTGTCTGATTGAACATTAAAAAAAGCTATTATATGTCAACCAAATTagaaatttatgaattttataaatatgtaaaatagttgaacaaaattttataaatatatgtgtAAAATAATTGCACCGCCTGTGTCCCTAAAACAAAATAGAGAAATCTAAATTAGGAGATTTATAAGCTCAGATTTGTTGTTGAAACATTTTAgtatatcaataaaaaaatacttcaatTGTCCACCACTGAAAGtctcatattattattttggaatgTCCATACTCCGtatcacattttacttttattattttttgtaaatggCCCTCACATTCATGGACAGAGGGAATAATCAATAGAAAAAGAAGCGTCGGGATGAAGACAGAGAGCTATCATGGGTCGGAGGTGAAGCTGACATTAGTTATCATACTGATTAATGGAATTTTACGACGATATCCATGATGGCGACATACCGTACCAAAAATGTCATACCGTATATCAGACACACCGAAAATATCGGTGTGAGAAAATAACATATTGTTATTGTACTGAATTATGATATATTGGATTATCAGTATGAAGCATTTCCAATACCAATACCAATACCGTACAAGATTTTCAGTATACCGTATCAAATTTCCAATAATCCGTACTATACGATATAGCGAATTTTGATGCACCATGTCGGAATACCATTTGATTTagctatatatgtatatagatgTTAATTGGATTAGCGCAACGACTTTCAGGTCAATCCTTTAGATCACCGAAATACAATTATTTTGGAACCTGAACCTCTCCAAGAAGTAGAACTAGTACTATATATCTCAAAAAACCAGACTTTCTTTTAACAGTTTCATACACTACTCTTTCTCTACAACCACACTAAAAAACTGTAATCAAATATCAACATCCCAATATACTACATCAAGAGTCCAGAAATGAAGGTATACACACTGTGTCAACATAGATGCACAAATTTCCTTAACATAGGATTTTAACAGATTATAGTTTGTACAGTTTTTCAGTTGGATGAAAAGCAAAATCCATATTGGCAAGGATAACACCATCAAGCCGGAGCCACAATTACAATCTCCTACGTCCTTGCTTTCCATCGGCACGTTTGGAAACAAATTAGAAGATTCAGACACCATCGAAACCTCAGCGGATGACGTATTCGAGAAGGAGCTGAGGGCACTACTGAACGAGCATGCTTCGAATTCCTCTGGGGAATCGGAACGTTTTGATCTGCCAATAGAGAAAATGCTCGAGAGTTTTCCCATTCATAAAGAAGTTgacgatgaagaagaagaagaagaagaaggcgaTGAGTTGGTAGCAGAGAAGGAAGCCGGCCTTGTTGAAAGAGCATATAGTAATAGCACAGGAAAAGACAGGAAAGGAAAGGGAAGCATATACAGAAAGTCGATATCGTTTCTTCTTAGGAAGGCTTTTGTTTGTGGGGGTGGATTTGCGCCACCTCCTATCTTGAGAGATCCATTTCTTGATGCTAATTTGGATAGATCGAGAATGGAGAAGGTTCGTTTTGTAATTGCTGCATGGTTTATTCAACACCTTAACTGTGTTGGGGGATTGATTTTGAGCTTTATTTGTAACAGATCTTGAAGACTGTGATACGGAAGAAGAAGCATCCTCAAACACAGAAATACTTGGATAAAAATCGGATCACAAACGAGGAGGAAAAGGGAGACACAAGTAGTCCAAATAATTGGGTAAAGACACACTCAGAATGTAagtctctctcttttttttaattaattaatttattaaattcatcATGTTAAATGAATGAAATCCACATACATGATACTACTAGTTCTTGAATGAGATTAGAGGCTCATTACATTTTTTCTTAGGTTAATTGTCtcaaatacaaaaaatttattCTTCTTTTCAAATTTACATGGAATTCATCTCAATGTAAATCAACTTTACttattttggattttcttgCAAACCCAAAGTCCAAACAACATTCTTGATTTTCAATATGGTGACATCTAGTTTGGATTGGGGATTTGTGAAAAATACTGTTCATGTATTTAGGGGAAAATTTTAtacaaaccaaaaataaaattcaaattcgtGTATTTTGCTACAGGTCTTAAATCCGTGTTCACAAACAAAAAACAGTCAATATGCTTTTcctttttccctttttctttcttctgaTTACAAGTTGTTTTTGTAACACCTAACATTTCTAATTTAGAAGTTGTTTTTGTAACTGGCATTCCAAGTTGTTTTTGTAACTATGAAAGCCTTTCTAATTTAGAATCGCAGCTGTTTTTTAGTTAGTAAATGAATCAAACTTCAATAATAGTTTTTGTTGTTATTTAATACGGAGTACTAATTATATGTATTCTGGTTCCAGATATTTTTCTAGATCTATGAGAGCTATATCAGCAGCAAATTCAAGGTAATCCATTCATGCTTCAAAACTAGTCTTCAGGATTCTGTTTCTAATCTTGTTATTACTCAATCCATCTCACCTTAATAAATCACTTTAATTGGTGTTTTATTGTAAGGAAA is part of the Salvia splendens isolate huo1 chromosome 22, SspV2, whole genome shotgun sequence genome and encodes:
- the LOC121786265 gene encoding protein NEGATIVE GRAVITROPIC RESPONSE OF ROOTS-like — protein: MKFFSWMKSKIHIGKDNTIKPEPQLQSPTSLLSIGTFGNKLEDSDTIETSADDVFEKELRALLNEHASNSSGESERFDLPIEKMLESFPIHKEVDDEEEEEEEGDELVAEKEAGLVERAYSNSTGKDRKGKGSIYRKSISFLLRKAFVCGGGFAPPPILRDPFLDANLDRSRMEKILKTVIRKKKHPQTQKYLDKNRITNEEEKGDTSSPNNWVKTHSEYIFLDL